In Cololabis saira isolate AMF1-May2022 chromosome 10, fColSai1.1, whole genome shotgun sequence, a single window of DNA contains:
- the LOC133452282 gene encoding insulin-like growth factor-binding protein 1, translating into MFPAGSFVQRDVVPVLLVSVLVSVLVSVSLGSPVPEPEPGSPPGLIRCAPCSPERLLQCPAVPPGCPEPRRLPGCGCCLACALRAGQPCGIHTAPCGSGLRCTPRPGDPRPLLALTRGHALCTEVPEPETGLEPEPETRTTGDQGDLQAGNSAVLPDPGSSLPESSLPGSSLPGSSLPGSSLPADTQDSMKDTLVAIRKTLVDQGPCHLELQTALEKIAVSQQKLGDKLTTFYLPNCDKYGFYKPKQCESSLDRRAGRCWCVNSWNGKRTLGTAELPADAECP; encoded by the exons ATGTTTCCGGCTGGATCGTTTGTGCAGCGCGACGTGGTGCCGGTGCTGCTGGTGTCGGTGCTGGTGTCGGTGCTGGTGTCGGTGTCGCTGGGCTCCCCGGTGCCGGAACCGGAGCCGGGCTCCCCGCCGGGGCTGATCCGCTGCGCGCCCTGCTCCCCGGAGCGGCTGCTCCAGTGCCCGGCCGTGCCCCCCGGCTGCCCGGAGCCCCGCCGGCTCCCCGGCTGCGGCTGCTGCCTGGCCTGCGCCCTGCGGGCCGGCCAGCCCTGCGGGATCCACACGGCGCCCTGCGGGTCCGGGCTGCGGTGCACGCCCCGACCCGGGGACCCGCGGCCGCTGCTGGCGCTCACCCGCGGACACGCGCTCTGCACGGAGGTCCCGGAGCCGGAGACCGGTctggagccggagccggagaCCCGGACCACGGGAG ATCAGGGAGACCTGCAGGCCGGGAACTCGGCCGTCCTCCCGGACCCCGGATCCAGCCTCCCCGAATCCAGCCTCCCCGGATCCAGCCTCCCCGGATCCAGCCTCCCCGGATCCAGCCTCCCCGCAGACACGCAGGACAGCATGAAGGACACACTCGTGGCGATCCGGAAGACCCTTGTGGACCAG GGTCCGTGTCACCTGGAGCTGCAGACGGCTCTGGAGAAAATCGCTGTTTCCCAGCAGAAGTTGGGAGACAAGTTAACCACGTTCTACCTCCCCAACTGCGACAAATACGGCTTTTACAAACCCAAACAG TGCGAGTCGTCCCTGGACCGGCGGGCGGGCCGATGTTGGTGCGTTAACTCCTGGAACGGGAAAAGGACGTTGGGAACCGCCGAGCTGCCGGCGGACGCCGAGTGTCCctga